A genomic stretch from Sulfurihydrogenibium azorense Az-Fu1 includes:
- a CDS encoding nucleotidyltransferase family protein, whose protein sequence is MIKEKYIDLIGQAIEKALNRDCVIIFFGSILDERFNKTSDIDVAIFCNQELSSKDLINLQERLEDIPVLRDINLVDIRSVKNLEFLNNIMKGKVWKSSPDLLKDLKKHIENLKK, encoded by the coding sequence ATGATAAAGGAAAAGTACATTGACTTGATAGGTCAAGCTATAGAGAAAGCTTTAAACCGAGATTGTGTAATAATTTTTTTTGGTTCTATTTTAGATGAGAGGTTTAACAAAACATCAGATATAGATGTTGCTATCTTTTGTAATCAAGAGTTAAGTTCAAAAGATTTGATTAACTTACAAGAAAGATTAGAAGATATACCAGTTTTAAGAGATATAAATTTAGTAGATATAAGGTCGGTTAAAAATTTAGAATTTTTAAACAACATAATGAAAGGTAAAGTATGGAAAAGTTCGCCAGATCTTTTGAAAGATTTAAAAAAGCATATAGAAAATTTGAAGAAGTAG
- a CDS encoding HI0074 family nucleotidyltransferase substrate-binding subunit, with product MEKFARSFERFKKAYRKFEEVVNNPFLPDIFKDEFLIEITTKRFEYTYEALWKTIKEFLRLRGLECNSPKSCFKEAFKEGLITTEYEEVIFDMIVLRNNLVHVYDEEMAKEIYSKIEQDKFLKAFKTIINKIEEIIQNGV from the coding sequence ATGGAAAAGTTCGCCAGATCTTTTGAAAGATTTAAAAAAGCATATAGAAAATTTGAAGAAGTAGTCAACAACCCATTTTTACCTGATATATTTAAAGACGAGTTTTTAATAGAAATTACTACAAAAAGATTTGAATATACCTACGAAGCTCTCTGGAAAACTATCAAGGAATTTCTAAGATTAAGAGGATTAGAGTGTAATTCACCAAAATCTTGCTTTAAAGAAGCTTTTAAAGAAGGCTTAATTACTACAGAGTATGAAGAAGTGATTTTTGATATGATAGTTCTTAGAAATAATCTCGTTCACGTTTACGATGAAGAAATGGCAAAAGAGATTTATTCAAAAATAGAACAAGATAAATTTCTAAAAGCTTTTAAAACTATAATCAACAAAATTGAAGAAATTATTCAAAATGGAGTATAA
- a CDS encoding nucleotidyltransferase domain-containing protein, whose protein sequence is MEYKLRLSKEEIQAIKDTALDVFGSDVRLWIFGSRADPRRRGGDIDIYIEVQDVENILEKQLKYLSRLKLKIGDQKIDLIVKPYDCKEIICVEAKNTGVRLI, encoded by the coding sequence ATGGAGTATAAACTAAGACTTTCAAAGGAAGAGATTCAAGCAATAAAAGATACTGCATTAGATGTTTTTGGTAGCGATGTAAGGCTGTGGATTTTTGGAAGTAGAGCTGACCCAAGGAGGAGAGGTGGAGATATAGATATTTATATAGAAGTTCAAGACGTAGAAAACATACTTGAAAAACAACTAAAATACCTTTCAAGATTAAAACTAAAGATAGGAGATCAAAAAATAGATTTGATTGTTAAACCATACGATTGTAAAGAAATTATATGTGTAGAAGCAAAAAATACGGGAGTTAGATTAATATGA
- a CDS encoding RNA-guided endonuclease TnpB family protein has translation MSKDMIVGAYEYRCFANKGKILRVIEVLKEYRKLAKIISNLQWEAFFKTGKFNKYLKLKSIHSNLSERWKQTCQWQVVSVLESFIGNIQNKFKEIVLNSNLNEETKQYLLAINKNKDWFNSDIKYDNEIKKLARKIFKHILSRWNLPSFKHINLHLDSKVAVVEENEKSRAFDRWIKLSTLEKGKPIFLPLQNNTYAEQLEGELLNFCQISVEKDTLIVKLIKKLKDKKKEYIPKTEKIALDVGLNPLFAVNTGDLFGRNFIDYLKKLDEKITKRISSLQKKGIKPSQDMKYVKLVKRLSNFLQNEINRYINRIVELYKPREIVIEKLDFRSPDLSKRMNRLLSNFGKRFINEKLNRLKEIYGIQIVEINPAYTSQTCSSCGYVDIKNRKNTQEFECKACGKKINAQVNGARNILARRSCKDVKIYYSKKQILQILIKRYLERLKGCNSAPLDIVRSNPYFKDYLDDFLNPAVVENKRL, from the coding sequence ATGAGTAAAGACATGATAGTAGGCGCTTACGAATATCGTTGTTTTGCAAATAAAGGAAAAATCTTGAGAGTTATTGAAGTTTTAAAAGAGTATAGAAAACTTGCTAAAATCATATCTAATCTTCAATGGGAAGCCTTTTTCAAAACTGGAAAATTTAATAAATATTTAAAGCTTAAATCAATCCATTCAAATCTTTCAGAAAGATGGAAACAAACCTGTCAATGGCAAGTTGTATCTGTGTTAGAATCGTTTATCGGTAATATTCAGAACAAATTTAAAGAAATCGTGTTAAACTCAAATTTAAACGAGGAAACAAAACAATATCTTTTAGCTATAAACAAAAACAAAGACTGGTTTAACTCTGATATTAAGTATGATAATGAAATTAAAAAACTTGCAAGGAAAATTTTCAAGCATATTCTTTCAAGATGGAACCTTCCATCCTTTAAACACATAAATTTACATCTTGATAGCAAAGTTGCAGTAGTAGAAGAAAACGAAAAAAGCAGAGCTTTTGACAGATGGATTAAATTATCCACTCTTGAAAAAGGAAAACCTATATTCTTACCTTTGCAAAATAATACATATGCCGAACAACTTGAAGGTGAACTTTTGAATTTTTGTCAAATATCGGTAGAAAAAGATACCCTTATAGTAAAGCTAATTAAAAAACTAAAGGATAAAAAGAAAGAATATATTCCCAAAACCGAGAAAATAGCTTTGGATGTAGGATTAAACCCGTTGTTTGCTGTAAATACTGGAGACCTTTTTGGCAGAAATTTTATTGATTATCTTAAGAAACTTGATGAGAAAATAACAAAAAGAATATCTTCGCTTCAAAAGAAAGGCATAAAACCATCTCAAGATATGAAATATGTAAAACTGGTTAAAAGATTGAGTAATTTTTTACAGAATGAAATAAACAGATATATAAATAGGATAGTAGAACTCTACAAACCAAGAGAGATTGTAATAGAAAAATTAGACTTTAGAAGTCCAGATTTATCTAAAAGAATGAACAGGTTATTAAGCAATTTTGGAAAAAGATTTATAAACGAAAAACTAAATAGATTGAAAGAAATATATGGGATACAGATAGTAGAAATAAACCCTGCTTACACATCTCAAACCTGTTCTTCCTGTGGATATGTTGATATTAAAAACAGGAAAAATACTCAAGAGTTTGAATGTAAAGCTTGTGGGAAGAAAATTAACGCTCAAGTTAATGGTGCAAGAAATATCCTTGCAAGACGTTCTTGTAAGGATGTAAAAATCTACTACTCGAAAAAGCAAATCCTTCAGATACTGATAAAAAGGTATCTGGAGAGACTGAAAGGGTGTAATAGTGCTCCCTTGGATATTGTCAGGAGTAATCCATATTTTAAAGATTACCTTGACGATTTCCTAAACCCTGCAGTAGTAGAGAATAAACGTCTATAA
- the uvrB gene encoding excinuclease ABC subunit UvrB, producing MSKSIFKLKAPFEPTGDQPKAIKQLYENLKSGINEQVLLGATGTGKTFTIANLIEKYGRPTLILSHNKTLAAQLYREIKELFPDNAVEYFVSYYDYYQPEAYIPQKDLYIEKDSAINDSIDRLRHSATRSLIERPDTIVVASVSCIYGLGTPEFYEKLRLQLYVGMEIDRQTLLRKLVELQYQRDDFSLKRGTFKVKGDTVEILPAYTEDVIIRIEFFGDEIENITEIDIFNRDVKRKLERTVIFPASHYVIPRPDMIEAIKQIQKDLEIEVEEFRKQGKEIEANRLWQRTNYDIEMMLELGTCKGIENYSRYFDGRKPGEPPYTLIDYFPEDFLLIIDESHVTIPQIKAMYNGDLARKENLVKYGWRMKSAYDNRPLKFEEFVSKIQKAIYVSATPAQWEIERSKGVIVEQIIRPTGLLDPVIEVKKTEGQIDDLINEIWKVKERNERALVITLTKKMAENLADYLQERDIKAVYLHSEIDTIERAKIIKEFREGKYDVIVGVNLLREGLDMPEVSLVAVLDADKQGFLRSKTALIQTIGRAARNENGKAILYADKLTPAMVETIEETNRRRKLQQEYNEKHGITPKTVKKEIKDLISLEELGILELYQEIPEDISTEEDLLKEIEKLEKQMWEYAKNWEFEKAAQVRDKLEKLKKLATVL from the coding sequence ATGAGTAAGTCTATCTTTAAACTAAAAGCACCTTTTGAGCCAACAGGAGACCAGCCAAAGGCTATAAAGCAGCTGTATGAAAACTTAAAGTCAGGTATTAATGAGCAGGTCTTACTGGGAGCTACAGGAACAGGAAAAACATTTACCATAGCAAACCTTATAGAAAAGTACGGAAGACCTACACTTATCCTGTCCCACAACAAAACTCTGGCAGCTCAGTTGTACAGAGAGATAAAAGAACTCTTTCCTGATAACGCTGTAGAATACTTTGTCTCTTACTATGACTACTACCAACCTGAGGCCTATATTCCCCAAAAAGACCTTTACATAGAAAAAGACAGTGCTATTAACGACTCCATAGACAGATTGAGACACTCAGCAACAAGAAGTTTGATAGAAAGACCAGACACAATAGTCGTTGCATCTGTATCTTGTATATACGGACTTGGGACTCCTGAATTTTATGAAAAGTTAAGACTTCAACTTTACGTAGGAATGGAAATAGACCGTCAAACCCTTCTTAGAAAACTTGTAGAACTTCAATACCAGAGAGATGACTTTTCTCTAAAAAGAGGAACATTTAAAGTGAAAGGCGATACGGTAGAGATACTTCCAGCTTACACAGAAGATGTTATTATCCGAATTGAGTTTTTTGGAGATGAGATAGAAAACATAACTGAGATAGATATATTCAACAGAGATGTAAAAAGAAAGTTAGAAAGAACGGTAATATTCCCTGCAAGCCACTATGTAATACCAAGACCTGATATGATAGAAGCTATAAAACAAATACAGAAAGATTTAGAAATAGAAGTAGAAGAGTTTAGAAAGCAAGGAAAAGAGATAGAAGCAAATAGGCTCTGGCAAAGGACAAACTACGATATAGAGATGATGTTAGAACTTGGAACATGTAAAGGAATAGAAAACTACTCAAGATACTTTGATGGTAGAAAACCGGGAGAACCTCCTTACACACTTATAGATTACTTTCCAGAAGACTTTTTACTTATTATAGATGAATCCCACGTTACAATTCCACAAATAAAAGCTATGTACAACGGAGATTTAGCAAGAAAAGAAAATCTTGTAAAGTACGGTTGGAGAATGAAGTCGGCTTACGATAACAGACCTTTAAAGTTTGAAGAGTTTGTCAGTAAAATCCAAAAGGCTATCTACGTATCTGCAACACCTGCCCAGTGGGAGATAGAAAGGTCAAAAGGTGTAATAGTAGAACAGATAATAAGACCAACAGGACTTTTAGACCCTGTTATAGAAGTAAAGAAAACAGAAGGACAGATAGATGACCTAATAAACGAAATATGGAAAGTAAAAGAGAGAAATGAAAGAGCGTTAGTAATAACTCTTACCAAAAAGATGGCAGAAAATTTGGCAGACTACTTACAAGAAAGAGATATAAAGGCTGTGTACCTTCACTCAGAGATAGACACTATAGAAAGAGCAAAGATAATAAAAGAGTTTAGAGAAGGAAAGTACGACGTAATAGTAGGTGTAAACTTACTTAGAGAAGGTCTTGATATGCCAGAAGTCTCTTTAGTGGCAGTTTTAGATGCAGATAAACAAGGATTTTTAAGGTCAAAGACAGCACTAATCCAAACGATAGGAAGAGCTGCAAGGAACGAAAACGGAAAAGCAATACTCTACGCAGATAAACTAACACCTGCTATGGTAGAAACTATAGAAGAGACAAACAGAAGAAGAAAACTACAACAAGAGTATAACGAAAAACACGGTATTACACCAAAAACAGTAAAAAAAGAAATAAAAGATTTAATATCTTTAGAAGAACTTGGAATATTAGAACTTTACCAAGAGATACCGGAGGACATATCAACAGAAGAAGATTTACTTAAAGAGATAGAAAAGTTAGAAAAACAGATGTGGGAGTATGCTAAAAACTGGGAGTTTGAAAAGGCAGCCCAAGTGAGGGATAAGTTAGAAAAGTTAAAAAAATTAGCAACAGTATTGTAA
- a CDS encoding 3-dehydroquinate synthase II yields MKEFILDARGLPKTAITTAIESGVDYILIEEEKANEIKKLGRVKLILQDKEGNLTEDFVIVKIENKQDEEKAANLAKSGKKVIVQTTDWTIIPLENLIAQSPNIYSIVKDAEEAKTSIGILEKGVRGVVLKTDNLNEIKKVAKIIKEDTEKLNMVKAKVTSIKPVGMGDRVAVDTTSLLKKGEGMLVGNSSAGMILVHAETEESEYVASRPFRVNAGAVHMYTRVPNGKTTYLSELSSGKEVMVYDFNGNGRVVYVGRAKVERRPMLLIEAEYEGKKLSAILQNAETIRVVKPDGTPVSVVDLKVGDEIVGYVEEAGRHFGMKVEETIMEK; encoded by the coding sequence ATGAAAGAGTTTATTCTTGATGCAAGAGGACTACCAAAAACTGCAATAACTACTGCTATAGAGTCCGGAGTAGATTACATACTTATTGAAGAAGAAAAGGCAAACGAAATAAAAAAGTTAGGTAGAGTAAAACTCATACTTCAAGACAAAGAAGGAAATCTTACAGAAGACTTCGTTATAGTAAAGATAGAAAATAAACAAGATGAAGAAAAAGCAGCAAACTTGGCAAAAAGCGGTAAAAAAGTTATAGTTCAAACTACAGACTGGACTATAATTCCTTTAGAAAACCTTATAGCCCAATCACCTAACATATACTCTATAGTAAAGGATGCAGAGGAAGCAAAAACATCTATAGGAATCCTTGAAAAAGGTGTAAGAGGAGTAGTTCTTAAAACAGACAACTTGAACGAAATAAAAAAAGTAGCGAAAATTATAAAAGAGGATACAGAAAAGTTAAACATGGTAAAAGCAAAGGTGACAAGTATAAAACCCGTAGGTATGGGGGATAGAGTAGCTGTGGATACAACGTCCTTACTTAAAAAAGGAGAAGGGATGCTTGTAGGTAACTCTTCAGCTGGCATGATTTTAGTACATGCTGAGACAGAAGAGTCAGAGTATGTAGCATCACGACCTTTTAGAGTAAATGCTGGAGCTGTCCATATGTATACCCGTGTACCAAACGGTAAAACTACATATCTAAGTGAGCTTTCATCTGGAAAAGAAGTTATGGTATATGACTTTAATGGAAACGGAAGAGTTGTGTACGTAGGAAGGGCAAAAGTAGAAAGAAGACCTATGCTCTTAATAGAAGCTGAGTACGAAGGGAAAAAACTCTCTGCTATTCTACAGAATGCAGAAACTATAAGAGTTGTAAAACCAGATGGAACACCTGTATCAGTAGTAGACTTAAAAGTTGGTGATGAAATAGTAGGGTACGTAGAAGAAGCTGGAAGACACTTTGGAATGAAAGTAGAAGAAACAATTATGGAGAAGTAA